AAAACTGAAAACTGAAAACTGAAAACTGAAAACTGAAAACTAACCCAACAGTGCACCCCCCAATCCAGTCATTTTCTACAACCTCACCCCTTGATCGAACTCCAAAAAAGCCCGCTCACTTCGCCAACTCCAAATGCGAAGGCAAAGGCTTCTCCTCGTCTGGCAAGCGCAAATACGCCAGCCAATAGCTCTTGAGCGCCTTCCGGACCTCCAATCGCAGCTTTCCCCTTTTCATCCCGTAATCTCGGGCCACCGCCTTTTGCTGCTCCCGACTGAGCCGACTCGAAGGCCGCACCGCCACCACCTCCATCGTCTCCCAATCCTCGTCCACCAAAGGCGGCTGGAACGACCTCTCCGGCCACTCGGCCGACTCGATCCGACTGAGCACAAAATCTCGGAAATCCTCATTCTCGAAACACCACGCCCGCACATGCCAACGATACCCGTCGTGGGCGAAGGCCCTGGGGGCGATCTCTCGGAAAGAAACCCGTGAGCGGTGGACCGACCAATAGCGTACTCCCAGGACCCGCTCCTCCGCCACACTCAGAAACACCCGCCGATCCACCTGAGGCTCCGCCTCCCGAGTTGGCAAAACCACCCGATCCGCTGGGACCTCCGCACTCCCGAGGCCCCCCACCCAGGCCGCACCCAAAACATCCCGCAGCCGAGGCTCATGCAGAACACAGCGCATCTCGGCCACTGCCTCGTAGCGCTTCCGGCTCAGGGAGTAATGCATCGACCCCGGATTCAGCTCCAAATAAGCCTGCAAATCCCCGCTCGCCTGGGCCGCCGAAATCCCAAACAGCTCCACCAAATCGCGCCGATTCACCACCCCCCGCCACCACGCCCGGCGCTCCACAAAACGCAGCCGCTCCTGCCCCGCCCACTGCTCCCGATTCGTCGCATTACCCATCGTGTAAATAAATGCATCGTATATCTTGACACACTGAGCACCGAGCGGCAGAATGCGTCTAGAAATACAACAGGTTCGTGAAATTATATTTCAGAATTCTGAATAGTCAAGAAACTTTAAGCACTTTGCTACTATCGAAAGTCAGCCATCGAAAATAGAACATGCACTTCCGCCTCCAAACATCCCCCCTTCATGGTTTTCATCACCATGGGGAGCAATCGTGGCTGAACAAGATGCAGCTCCACGACCCTCTCGAGCTACAGCCCGAGCCTGCCAACCCCTACGACCGCCATGCCGTGCGCATTCATTGGAAAACGCACCACATCGGCTACCTCCCGAGGGAATCGAACCACATTGTCAGCCGCCTCCTCCGCCAAAATTGCCCCCTCACCGCCCACATCGCCTGGCTCGCCAAAGAACCACATCCCACGATTCCCTTGACCTTGGAAGTGCTCTTGGAGGAAAGCGGTTCCAACTCGCCTACTGAAAGGAAACCTGATACAACCAACTAATGGCCTCCAGCTCCCAGCCTAAGCCCGGTGAATTCTATGCTCACACCACAGAGGAACGTCGTCCTTGGGAGCGCCTCTTAAGACCCTCGCCAAAGAAAGGGGCAACTGATGCAGCCAGCTGATGAATTCTATATAGTGATCATTGCAAATGCCTTTTAATATTCGCCTAAACGACTGCTGGGCCAAGACCGACACCCTCAGCCACCCAGCGCTTTCCGTAGAAGACCACTGCAAGACTGTCGGCTGGGTGGCCAAAGCTCTTTACGCCAAGCTACCAAAGGCTATTCAAAACCTTTTACCGCAAGGCTGGGAGACTCTAGTCGCCGCACACGACATAGGAAAATTAACCCCGGGATTCCAGATCAAGTGCCCCGCGTGGATTCACCACCAGACAGTTTCCAGTCAGATCCAATCCAATGGGCTAACTACCAACCACGCCTTGGTTAGCCAATGGCACCTACAAGACACCACCAAGAACTGGACCATTTCTTCGGCAGGACACCACGGCAGCTATCCTTGTGGCTGGAAACTGCTGAGAAACAGCCGACGTCACTGTGATATTTCGGAGGGCGGGCTCGAATCTCTTTTTTCCGATCTCCGGAATGAGCTTCTCCGGAAACTCATTCAACTCTTCGGCCCACTGCCATGCAGTGACTGTGAAAAACACTCTCACCTCCACCTGCTTACTGGCTTTACAATACTCGCGGACTGGATTGGCTCGAACACCGACTGGTTTCCCTTCGACACAAGCATCAAGGAGTCATCCGTCACTACGCTAGCCGAAGGGAGAATCAGCCAACTCAGGTTAACCCCATCGCATAAAAGCACCCTCAGCTTCGCTGCCCAATTCAAAGGAGAGCTTCCAGCGGGAGCCCAACCCCGCCCCATTCAACAAACACTCCTAGACGCCGCCACCGAACCCGGTCTCTACATCGTGGAAGCCCCCATGGGCATGGGAAAAACCGAAGCCGCTCTTTCCGCAGCCTACCAGCTTTGGGAAAACGGCCACGCCCGCGGCCTTTACTTCGCCCTTCCGACTCAGCTCACCTCCAACCGCATCCACGAGCGCATCAATAGCTTCCTGAAAAATACCGTCGCTACCGACACCTTCCAAACGCTCATCCATGGCAACGCTTGGCTCAGCGAAAACGCAGTCCTCCCACTCTCCAAACGTCTGGAGGAGAATGATAGCACTCCCGAACTCGACCACAACGACACCGACGAGGCCCTGCGCTGGTTTTCCTCCACCCGCAAGCAACTCATAGCCCCCTTCGGCACCGGCACCATCGATCAAGCCCTTCTCTCCATCCTCCCCGCCCGCTTCGCCGCCCTTCGCCACTTCGCACTCGCTGGCAAAGCCATAGTCATCGACGAAGTCCATTCCTACGACCCTTACATGTCCGCCCTCATCGACCGCCTGATTCAGTATCAGCTCGAATGCGGCTCCACCGTCATCATCCTCTCCGCAACCCTCACCGCCCAGCGCCGCCAACAACTCATCGCAGCAGCCGAAGCCACCGAAAACACGATTTTGACCGATTATCCTCTCATCACAAAAGTCGCCACCGGTAGCGCCGCAGCTCAACACTTCTCTATCAACGAGCCGGTAGAAGAGAAAACCATTCAGCTCCAACACCACACCCTCACAGGTGAAGACACCGCCTACTGGCAATCCATTGCCGATGCCGTCAACGAAGGAGCCAACGTCGTCGTCATCCGCAACACCGTCGCCCTCGCCCAACAAACCTACCACGAACTCAAAGAGCTACTCCGGGAGAACTCCGACCAGCCCACTGCACTCATCCACTCCCGCTTTCCTCAATGGCAGCGCGAGGACAACGAAACAACCTGGGTCACACTCCTAGGAAAGAATCCCGCCAACCGCCCGCCCGGCTCACTCCTCGTCTCCACCCAGATCGTCGAGCAATCCGTCGATATCGATGCCGACCTCCTCGTCTCCGACCTAGCCCCTACCGACCTTATCCTCCAACGCATCGGTCGCCTTCACCGCCACAAACACAAGCGTCCAACAGGCTATAAAAAGCCCACCTGCCATATCCTTCATCCCGACACCAACTGGCAAGCCACCGCCAAAGAAATCAAAGAGCAACTCAAGCCCCACCACTTCATCTATCCACCCCTCACTCTCTGGCAGGCGCAGCACACTTTGCTTACCAGAGATTCAATCACTCTCCCTTCGCAAATCCGCGACCTACTCGAATCATCCTCAGCAGAAATACCCGGCGACTCCTCTGCCGCGCTCACCGAATTCCTCCACGAATACCGCCTTCTGGGAGATCAACAATCCGGCACCGCCCGCAGTCGAGATGTCTTCATCACCGCCATCGAGGACCAGGAAGGCCGCGAGACCCGTTACAAAATCGAACCCTCCATCGCCATCATCCTCCTGAAAAGGGCTCCCCTCACCCAGAACGGCGTCACCACCATCACTCCCTATCATCCGCAAGGAGTCACCCCAAGCTCCTTCACCCTCTACCCAGAGCAATTCTCCTACCCCCTCGCCAAAGCCCTCCACCGCAACGCCGCCCAAATCTCCCAACACCTCGCCAAAGACCTTCTCAATCAGCAGCCTATCTGGCTGCACCAACACATGCGCGATGCTGTCCTCGCCGTCGTCCGCGACGACTCCGCCGAACTGGATCTCCTCGGCCACACCAACAGCCACACGCTTTGCTACTACCCGCTAACCGGCATCACAGCCCAGAAAAACGAGCCCGCCCAAAGCTTCACCGAACCCGAAGAAGACTGGTTCTAATCCTCACGAAAATTCACCATGCAAAACTTCAACCTCATCGACCACCCGTGGATTCCTGTCCGCTGGAAATCCACCACAGCGGACAACCCGCCCCTCGTTTCCCTTCACGACGCCTTCGTCCGTGGCGAAGAAATCGCCGACCTCGACTGCCTGCCCCAAGAGCGCATCTCCATCATCCGCCTACTCGTCTGCATCACCCACGCCACCATCGGCGCACCCGCTACACCCGACGGCTGGAACAGCTTCGGCGACAACCTAGCACAAGAGGCCACCGACTACCTCGAACGCGATGACATCCACCCCCACTTTGATCTCCTCGGCGATGGCCCGCGCTTCTTGCAAGAAGATGTGCCTGAAAAAGGCGAGCCCGTTCCAACCTCCAAGCTGATTTCATCGCTCGCCACCGGCAATAACCCTACTTTGCTCGACCATCACGGCATGAGCAGCTCCAGAGATTACGATCCTGCCACCATCGCCCGAGCGCTGCTGACATTTCAAAATTTCTACCCACTCTACGGAGCCGGCTACAAAGGAAAAGGCCCCTGCTGTGAATCGAACGCGATTCACAGCATTCTCATCGGAAAACAGCTACAGGAGACGAT
This portion of the Verrucomicrobiota bacterium genome encodes:
- a CDS encoding WYL domain-containing protein, whose protein sequence is MGNATNREQWAGQERLRFVERRAWWRGVVNRRDLVELFGISAAQASGDLQAYLELNPGSMHYSLSRKRYEAVAEMRCVLHEPRLRDVLGAAWVGGLGSAEVPADRVVLPTREAEPQVDRRVFLSVAEERVLGVRYWSVHRSRVSFREIAPRAFAHDGYRWHVRAWCFENEDFRDFVLSRIESAEWPERSFQPPLVDEDWETMEVVAVRPSSRLSREQQKAVARDYGMKRGKLRLEVRKALKSYWLAYLRLPDEEKPLPSHLELAK
- a CDS encoding HIRAN domain-containing protein; this encodes MHFRLQTSPLHGFHHHGEQSWLNKMQLHDPLELQPEPANPYDRHAVRIHWKTHHIGYLPRESNHIVSRLLRQNCPLTAHIAWLAKEPHPTIPLTLEVLLEESGSNSPTERKPDTTN
- the cas3 gene encoding CRISPR-associated helicase Cas3' — its product is MPFNIRLNDCWAKTDTLSHPALSVEDHCKTVGWVAKALYAKLPKAIQNLLPQGWETLVAAHDIGKLTPGFQIKCPAWIHHQTVSSQIQSNGLTTNHALVSQWHLQDTTKNWTISSAGHHGSYPCGWKLLRNSRRHCDISEGGLESLFSDLRNELLRKLIQLFGPLPCSDCEKHSHLHLLTGFTILADWIGSNTDWFPFDTSIKESSVTTLAEGRISQLRLTPSHKSTLSFAAQFKGELPAGAQPRPIQQTLLDAATEPGLYIVEAPMGMGKTEAALSAAYQLWENGHARGLYFALPTQLTSNRIHERINSFLKNTVATDTFQTLIHGNAWLSENAVLPLSKRLEENDSTPELDHNDTDEALRWFSSTRKQLIAPFGTGTIDQALLSILPARFAALRHFALAGKAIVIDEVHSYDPYMSALIDRLIQYQLECGSTVIILSATLTAQRRQQLIAAAEATENTILTDYPLITKVATGSAAAQHFSINEPVEEKTIQLQHHTLTGEDTAYWQSIADAVNEGANVVVIRNTVALAQQTYHELKELLRENSDQPTALIHSRFPQWQREDNETTWVTLLGKNPANRPPGSLLVSTQIVEQSVDIDADLLVSDLAPTDLILQRIGRLHRHKHKRPTGYKKPTCHILHPDTNWQATAKEIKEQLKPHHFIYPPLTLWQAQHTLLTRDSITLPSQIRDLLESSSAEIPGDSSAALTEFLHEYRLLGDQQSGTARSRDVFITAIEDQEGRETRYKIEPSIAIILLKRAPLTQNGVTTITPYHPQGVTPSSFTLYPEQFSYPLAKALHRNAAQISQHLAKDLLNQQPIWLHQHMRDAVLAVVRDDSAELDLLGHTNSHTLCYYPLTGITAQKNEPAQSFTEPEEDWF
- the casA gene encoding type I-E CRISPR-associated protein Cse1/CasA translates to MQNFNLIDHPWIPVRWKSTTADNPPLVSLHDAFVRGEEIADLDCLPQERISIIRLLVCITHATIGAPATPDGWNSFGDNLAQEATDYLERDDIHPHFDLLGDGPRFLQEDVPEKGEPVPTSKLISSLATGNNPTLLDHHGMSSSRDYDPATIARALLTFQNFYPLYGAGYKGKGPCCESNAIHSILIGKQLQETILLNCIDLQTISTTGCKTLGNPSWEAQTKAESITSTTTILGRLSPRHRSLKLTSDLSGFYHRKESLQYPGWEPFREASVTTFIDQKDNRRILPARVSRGIWRDLHIITLLNQNHDGTSPVLQSHEQEFDDEQCTIWSGALVTDLKAKILNTVESTFTLPLREALNKLVFSEGVEERGDIPA